A single genomic interval of Lewinellaceae bacterium harbors:
- a CDS encoding GMC family oxidoreductase, which yields MELDYDYIIIGSGFGGSVSALRLSEKGYRVLVIEKGKWWKPDDFAKNNWQLRKWLWAPRLGMRGIFKMTFLNHITALSGVGVGGGSLTYANTLPVPNDDFYNSGSWQELANWKAELAPFYELAYRMLGTTTHPYQGTADHHLEMLTRDLGLTQHYEPTKVAVYFGQPGQQVKDPYFSGQGPDRTGCIHCGACMTGCRHGAKNTLDQNYLYLAQQRGAKILAECQVTDVSPRDSGNGDMGYTITYRPRHGGRKTVTSTGVVFAGGVLGTVPLLLKLKKSSLPRLSDQVGRQIRTNNEALVNVVSTDQTQDDFTKGIAIGSIVQTDADSHLEPTIYGKGSGFFKLLMVPWIPERNGFRRFGSLISTLITKPVKWFKAFFIGDYASRSTYLLFMQTIDSTLRLRQGRITPLRTQTETGPAPSAFIPAVTPLVRNYEKQVKGMAFVGFTETLLGIPTTAHMLGGAVMGASPEQGVIDKNNRIFGYQNMLVCDGSMISANPGVNPSLTITAISERAMARIPDKQQ from the coding sequence ATGGAGCTTGATTACGACTACATCATCATCGGAAGCGGATTTGGCGGGTCTGTCAGCGCCTTGCGTCTGAGTGAAAAAGGCTATCGTGTGTTGGTGATCGAAAAGGGCAAATGGTGGAAACCAGATGACTTTGCAAAGAACAACTGGCAGCTCCGGAAATGGTTGTGGGCCCCCAGGTTAGGCATGCGTGGTATTTTCAAAATGACTTTTCTGAACCACATCACAGCTTTGTCCGGAGTTGGTGTCGGTGGTGGATCCCTCACTTACGCCAATACCCTTCCAGTACCTAATGATGACTTTTACAATTCCGGAAGCTGGCAGGAATTAGCAAATTGGAAGGCCGAACTGGCGCCATTCTATGAGCTTGCCTATCGTATGCTTGGCACTACCACCCACCCTTATCAGGGGACTGCAGACCACCATTTGGAAATGCTCACCAGGGATCTTGGGTTAACGCAACATTACGAACCTACCAAAGTAGCCGTTTATTTTGGACAGCCAGGCCAGCAGGTGAAAGACCCCTACTTTTCCGGACAGGGACCTGACCGGACCGGATGTATCCACTGCGGTGCCTGTATGACCGGATGCAGGCATGGCGCAAAAAACACCCTGGATCAGAACTACCTGTACCTGGCTCAGCAACGAGGAGCAAAAATACTGGCGGAATGCCAGGTTACTGACGTATCGCCCCGGGACAGCGGAAACGGAGACATGGGTTATACCATCACTTACCGGCCGCGGCATGGAGGAAGAAAAACGGTAACGTCGACCGGTGTCGTCTTCGCCGGTGGCGTGCTCGGGACGGTCCCATTGCTCCTCAAATTAAAGAAATCTTCCCTGCCCCGTCTGAGTGATCAGGTCGGCCGTCAGATCCGTACCAATAATGAGGCCCTGGTCAACGTAGTCTCCACCGACCAGACACAAGATGACTTTACCAAAGGCATTGCAATCGGGTCGATCGTGCAGACAGACGCCGATAGCCACCTGGAGCCAACCATCTATGGCAAAGGATCCGGTTTTTTTAAGCTGCTGATGGTGCCCTGGATCCCGGAACGGAATGGATTCAGACGGTTCGGATCATTGATCAGTACCCTGATCACCAAACCGGTCAAGTGGTTCAAGGCTTTTTTTATCGGTGATTATGCTTCCCGGTCAACATATCTGCTGTTTATGCAGACCATCGACAGCACATTGCGGCTGCGGCAGGGACGGATAACTCCATTAAGGACCCAGACGGAAACTGGACCTGCACCTTCGGCTTTTATTCCAGCGGTAACACCCCTGGTCCGCAATTACGAAAAACAAGTTAAGGGCATGGCTTTTGTCGGTTTCACCGAGACCCTGTTAGGCATCCCTACTACTGCACATATGCTGGGAGGTGCCGTGATGGGAGCCAGCCCTGAACAGGGTGTGATCGACAAAAACAATCGCATATTCGGGTACCAAAACATGCTGGTCTGCGATGGGTCGATGATCTCTGCCAACCCGGGTGTCAATCCTTCATTGACCATTACGGCTATCAGTGAGCGTGCCATGGCCCGGATACCTGACAAGCAACAGTGA
- a CDS encoding polysaccharide deacetylase family protein, with amino-acid sequence MKRRDFIIQSTRVGLTLPLLSKFVPSKTHWITLSFDDGFKKSFYHIAGIHENFGLKACLNVIASGHLPGFKAVDQWILPELMGNFDDWNKLKGRGHEIMPHTWEHLNLTRIPEKQAKENMTKCFDYFESHLDGYDPAYAVYNFAFNASTTELEAFALERVSAVRTSGGLLLKDQLANSIPSTNKSLRLGCWSQGPDYCDTFVEKEINDFLKTDGGWLILNLHGLDQEGWGPIHPEFLEKLLERLVALPHVAVEPAGVFIRHL; translated from the coding sequence ATGAAACGCAGAGATTTTATCATCCAATCCACCCGGGTGGGTCTGACCCTGCCGCTATTATCCAAATTTGTACCCTCCAAAACGCATTGGATCACGCTCAGTTTCGACGATGGCTTTAAGAAATCCTTCTACCACATCGCCGGGATCCACGAAAATTTTGGTTTAAAAGCCTGCCTCAATGTGATCGCTTCCGGTCACCTCCCTGGTTTTAAAGCCGTAGATCAATGGATATTACCGGAACTGATGGGAAATTTCGACGACTGGAACAAACTCAAGGGCCGGGGACATGAAATCATGCCGCATACCTGGGAACACCTCAACCTGACCAGGATACCAGAGAAACAGGCGAAAGAAAACATGACCAAATGCTTCGATTATTTTGAAAGTCATTTGGATGGGTACGACCCTGCCTATGCAGTTTACAATTTTGCATTTAATGCTTCCACGACCGAACTAGAAGCATTTGCTCTCGAGCGCGTCAGTGCAGTGCGTACTTCAGGAGGGCTCCTCTTAAAAGATCAGCTGGCCAACTCCATACCCTCGACGAATAAGTCTCTGCGGCTGGGATGCTGGAGTCAGGGCCCGGATTACTGCGACACTTTCGTTGAAAAGGAAATCAACGATTTTCTAAAGACGGATGGTGGCTGGCTCATTCTGAACCTCCATGGACTGGATCAGGAAGGCTGGGGACCAATTCATCCGGAATTTTTGGAAAAATTGCTGGAACGGCTGGTGGCTTTACCCCACGTTGCTGTGGAACCGGCAGGTGTATTCATCAGGCATCTTTAA
- a CDS encoding glycoside hydrolase family 92 protein, giving the protein MSKQYNVCLLALLAITFMACEKVSTNNSSLESYNAVQYVDPQLGAVHARWFFYTPAAMPFGMAKLAPHTNAYESIGSWMPGGYDDRQTSIEGFGHFHEFQIGGVVDMPYTGKLKTVPGTLEDPDAGYRSRFDKSSEVSEPGYYAVTLKDYGIKAELTATERVGYHRYTFPASDSSGILFDIGHKQGESSDVIRATATLVNSNEIEGSVETYPEYCKFCDPDRYVTMYFCARLNKQPEHVGSFVDQITYPGQTSTDTIHNGLYLTFQTKENEVVEMQVGLSYTSIENARLNLETETKSLDFDAVRRNASSRWNEWLSRIRVEGGLESDKVKFYTGLYHALLGRGIASDVNGQYKLHGQGAGQIPLDDQGIPRHHHFNTDGMWGGFWNLSQLWSLAYPDYYQDYLQSNIDFYRGMGWLHDGEAAGAYTNGVQTNVQGLLIAAAYNCGLRDFDFETGYQAAVKNELEYHGRSLGNGKYDLHRFVNLHYVPFEDTTLSNGWVFNFGTSHTLEYSFTSYAVAQMARAMGRQEDYQKLIEQSGYWQNIFDPETKFIRPKYPDGKFLDPFDPMKPWVGFQEGNAYQYTWYVPQDPAALIQVLGNDLFNQRLENTFEESRKSVFGGGKELDSFSGLEKLYNQGNQPCLFHPWLFNYSGKPWLTQKWTHIICDEFYGTEPLHGYGYGQDEDQGQLGAWFVMAALGLFDVQGHAAEKPTFQFGSPLFPKVTIDIGQNPGKQLVIETENSGPGHYYIRDASFAGKALDKCWIYRQDLIEGGVLHFVMDSVPNENFGASVPPPSTY; this is encoded by the coding sequence ATGTCAAAACAATATAACGTCTGCCTGTTAGCCCTGCTGGCAATCACCTTCATGGCTTGTGAGAAAGTATCCACGAATAACTCCAGCCTGGAAAGTTACAATGCCGTTCAATACGTCGATCCGCAATTAGGTGCCGTACACGCCCGGTGGTTTTTTTATACCCCCGCCGCCATGCCCTTCGGGATGGCAAAGCTGGCGCCACATACCAATGCCTATGAGAGTATCGGCTCCTGGATGCCCGGTGGTTATGACGACCGGCAAACTTCAATCGAAGGCTTTGGCCATTTCCACGAATTTCAGATTGGCGGAGTGGTTGACATGCCCTACACTGGCAAGTTAAAAACAGTGCCGGGAACATTGGAAGATCCGGATGCCGGTTACCGTTCCCGCTTCGACAAATCCAGTGAGGTTTCCGAACCCGGTTATTATGCGGTTACCCTTAAGGATTATGGCATTAAAGCCGAACTCACTGCCACCGAACGTGTTGGTTACCACCGCTATACTTTCCCCGCTTCGGATTCATCCGGCATCTTGTTTGATATTGGGCATAAACAGGGTGAGAGCAGTGATGTGATCCGGGCAACGGCCACTTTGGTCAATAGCAACGAGATCGAAGGATCGGTGGAGACCTATCCGGAATACTGCAAGTTTTGTGATCCGGACCGCTATGTGACCATGTATTTTTGCGCCCGCCTGAATAAACAACCAGAACATGTAGGTTCTTTTGTTGACCAGATAACGTATCCTGGCCAAACATCCACGGACACCATTCACAATGGTCTTTACCTGACCTTTCAGACCAAAGAAAATGAGGTGGTAGAAATGCAGGTGGGACTTTCTTACACCAGCATTGAAAATGCCCGGCTTAACCTGGAAACTGAGACGAAGTCGCTGGATTTTGATGCGGTCCGGAGGAACGCCAGCTCCCGCTGGAACGAATGGTTGTCCCGGATCCGGGTAGAAGGCGGACTGGAAAGCGACAAGGTGAAATTTTACACCGGCTTGTACCATGCACTACTGGGACGCGGTATCGCCAGCGATGTCAATGGCCAGTACAAACTGCATGGTCAGGGAGCCGGCCAGATTCCTTTGGATGATCAGGGCATTCCCCGGCACCATCATTTCAATACCGACGGAATGTGGGGCGGCTTCTGGAATCTCAGCCAGCTATGGTCGCTTGCCTACCCCGACTACTACCAGGATTACCTGCAGTCTAACATTGATTTTTACCGCGGGATGGGCTGGCTGCATGACGGTGAAGCCGCCGGAGCATATACCAATGGAGTCCAGACGAACGTCCAGGGGTTATTGATTGCAGCCGCATACAATTGCGGTTTGCGGGATTTCGATTTTGAGACCGGTTATCAGGCTGCGGTAAAAAATGAACTGGAATACCACGGACGCAGCCTCGGCAACGGCAAATACGACCTCCACCGGTTTGTCAACCTGCATTATGTGCCCTTTGAAGACACCACGTTGTCGAATGGCTGGGTATTTAACTTTGGCACATCACATACGCTGGAGTATTCGTTCACCTCGTATGCTGTAGCTCAGATGGCCCGTGCCATGGGGCGCCAGGAAGATTATCAAAAGCTGATCGAACAGTCCGGTTACTGGCAAAACATATTTGATCCCGAGACAAAATTCATCCGCCCGAAATATCCAGACGGTAAATTCCTCGATCCATTCGATCCTATGAAACCGTGGGTCGGTTTTCAGGAAGGCAATGCCTACCAATATACCTGGTATGTGCCACAGGACCCGGCCGCCCTCATACAGGTATTGGGCAATGATTTGTTTAACCAGCGCCTGGAGAACACATTTGAAGAATCACGCAAGAGCGTATTCGGTGGCGGTAAGGAGCTTGACAGTTTTTCCGGATTGGAGAAGTTATACAATCAGGGCAATCAGCCCTGCCTGTTCCATCCCTGGCTATTCAACTATTCCGGTAAACCCTGGCTTACCCAGAAATGGACACACATCATTTGCGATGAATTTTATGGTACGGAACCACTGCATGGTTATGGCTATGGTCAGGATGAGGATCAGGGCCAGCTGGGCGCCTGGTTTGTCATGGCAGCCCTGGGTTTATTTGATGTCCAGGGACACGCTGCGGAAAAGCCGACTTTCCAGTTTGGAAGCCCGTTGTTCCCGAAAGTTACGATTGACATTGGACAGAATCCAGGCAAACAACTGGTTATCGAAACGGAAAATTCCGGCCCCGGTCACTATTACATCCGGGATGCTTCGTTTGCTGGTAAGGCATTGGATAAATGCTGGATTTACCGCCAGGATCTGATTGAGGGCGGCGTCCTGCATTTTGTTATGGATTCCGTACCCAATGAAAATTTTGGTGCCAGCGTACCTCCTCCTTCAACATATTAA
- a CDS encoding tail fiber domain-containing protein, whose translation MKEKLLIILGLLLVTLARAQAPNQFSYQAIIRDASDHAVVNGAVGIQISILQGSATSQASYVERHFPTTNAYGLVTLMIGSGTTISGTFNQIDWSGGPYFIKTETDLNGGANYTISGTSQLLSVPFALLASRATSVAGLKLDALEDVNASGPMNGQVLKWNGTAWVPATDNQGTAGSTYTAGQGINISGSNVISNSGDADADPSNELQTLSLNGSRLVLSQNGGSITLPGDADADPSNELQTLSLNGSTLSLSNNGGSISLPEDADADPSNELQTLSLAGSTLSLSNNGGSVTLPSGNGGADNWGTQVVESDASLTGDGTGSNKLKVNTGGITSSHIANGTIKAEDLSSMGATNGQVLKYSGGSWSPATDGPTLTAGSGISISGTSNSGYTISSTSGGVGGNGSSNVIPKWTNSTTLGNSQIQDNGTLVNINSNSNIGKLNVKGGSSGIYGEGSVAGVYGKGGNYGIYGSGGQYGVLATNGSIAALRVDGVAHIQAIGSNSYLKIAYEGVPEINSNSNDLYINTSNRNILLNSSGNNVGIGTNVPGDKLHVVGGAIRLSAGSKTLRLRTDGAALDLQASGAKLFITSNTDVVLNPFGSNGRVGIKTEAPTATLSVNGDANKPGGGSWGSFSDRRLKKDVHDFNSGLDLLKNVHVVKFHYNEKSGYDPSVEYIGVIAQELQKVAPFMVQENTTMKQDPGQDPYLTVDPSAFTYIAINAIKEQQKQIEWLTEQVKLLKSQNAALLLEAAKDTETGKK comes from the coding sequence ATGAAGGAAAAGCTCCTAATCATTCTGGGACTCTTATTGGTAACCCTTGCCCGGGCACAGGCTCCCAACCAATTCTCTTATCAGGCCATTATCCGTGATGCATCGGATCATGCCGTTGTCAATGGCGCAGTGGGAATCCAGATAAGCATATTGCAGGGAAGTGCCACCAGTCAAGCCTCCTATGTGGAGCGGCATTTTCCGACTACCAATGCTTATGGACTGGTGACCCTGATGATCGGATCCGGAACGACAATTTCCGGTACTTTTAATCAGATTGACTGGTCCGGAGGTCCCTATTTCATCAAGACGGAAACGGATCTGAATGGGGGTGCGAATTATACCATTTCAGGCACTTCGCAATTGTTGTCCGTACCATTTGCCCTTCTGGCCAGCCGGGCTACGTCAGTCGCCGGTTTGAAACTGGATGCACTGGAGGATGTGAATGCCAGCGGGCCTATGAACGGTCAGGTATTGAAGTGGAATGGCACGGCCTGGGTACCTGCCACGGATAACCAGGGCACCGCCGGATCGACCTATACCGCCGGTCAAGGAATCAACATCTCCGGCAGCAATGTCATCTCCAACAGTGGTGATGCTGACGCTGATCCCTCCAATGAACTACAGACTTTATCTCTGAATGGGTCCAGGCTGGTGCTTTCCCAAAACGGAGGATCCATCACCTTACCCGGAGATGCGGATGCCGATCCAAGCAATGAATTACAAACGCTCTCACTTAATGGATCCACCTTAAGCCTCTCGAATAATGGAGGATCCATCTCGTTGCCTGAAGATGCGGATGCCGATCCAAGTAATGAGTTACAAACGCTCTCACTGGCAGGATCCACCTTAAGCCTCTCGAATAACGGTGGATCGGTGACATTACCCAGTGGCAATGGGGGAGCAGATAATTGGGGTACACAAGTGGTAGAAAGCGATGCCAGCCTTACCGGAGATGGCACGGGTTCCAACAAACTAAAAGTAAATACCGGAGGGATTACCTCTTCACACATTGCCAATGGCACGATCAAAGCAGAAGACTTGAGCAGTATGGGCGCTACCAATGGACAGGTGCTCAAATACAGTGGAGGCTCCTGGTCGCCGGCTACGGATGGTCCAACGCTGACTGCTGGGAGTGGAATTAGCATCTCGGGAACTTCCAACTCCGGATATACCATAAGCAGTACCTCAGGTGGAGTGGGCGGTAATGGATCAAGCAACGTTATCCCAAAGTGGACCAATAGCACCACGCTGGGTAACTCCCAAATACAAGACAATGGCACTTTAGTCAATATCAATTCAAACTCAAATATTGGAAAACTTAACGTGAAGGGGGGCTCAAGCGGAATTTATGGAGAAGGATCTGTTGCTGGGGTTTACGGCAAAGGCGGCAATTATGGAATATATGGTTCCGGTGGGCAATATGGTGTTCTTGCGACCAACGGGTCAATCGCTGCCTTACGTGTGGATGGAGTAGCTCACATTCAGGCAATAGGATCAAACAGTTATTTAAAGATTGCTTACGAGGGTGTGCCAGAAATCAATTCTAATTCCAATGACCTTTATATTAATACTTCGAACCGGAATATTCTGCTGAATTCAAGTGGCAATAATGTGGGTATCGGCACCAATGTGCCCGGTGATAAACTGCATGTTGTAGGTGGGGCGATCCGGCTTTCTGCGGGCAGTAAAACCCTCCGGCTGAGGACTGATGGTGCAGCATTGGATCTGCAGGCAAGCGGCGCAAAGTTGTTTATCACATCGAATACGGATGTCGTCCTGAATCCATTTGGCAGCAATGGCAGGGTTGGAATCAAAACAGAGGCGCCAACGGCCACATTGAGTGTGAATGGAGATGCCAATAAGCCTGGAGGCGGCTCATGGGGATCCTTCTCGGATCGTCGGTTGAAGAAGGATGTTCATGATTTCAACAGTGGCCTGGACCTTCTGAAAAATGTGCATGTAGTTAAATTCCATTACAACGAAAAATCAGGCTACGACCCATCCGTCGAATACATCGGGGTGATTGCACAGGAACTTCAGAAAGTAGCACCCTTTATGGTCCAGGAAAATACAACCATGAAGCAAGACCCTGGTCAGGATCCCTATCTGACGGTGGATCCAAGTGCATTCACTTATATCGCTATCAATGCCATCAAAGAACAGCAAAAACAGATCGAATGGCTTACTGAGCAGGTTAAGTTGCTAAAATCCCAAAATGCAGCTTTACTACTGGAAGCAGCAAAGGACACCGAAACCGGTAAGAAATAA
- a CDS encoding T9SS type A sorting domain-containing protein: protein MALINRYLLILIQIGICGYSLAQTSTLSGGGVVKSNKGEVSYSVGQILIEPIFGSNHSIWPGIQQPAAMIITSISESDLPELQLHIYPNPASDWIKIHSEVEYHFEVSIYDVLGRSVLFKSLHDDQELHLESLSAGLYFLEINTMDRRLGVFQLIKK from the coding sequence ATGGCTTTGATCAATCGTTACTTATTGATACTAATCCAAATAGGCATCTGTGGATATTCGCTGGCCCAGACCTCCACACTTAGCGGCGGTGGGGTCGTGAAAAGCAACAAGGGAGAGGTCAGTTATTCCGTAGGTCAAATCCTTATTGAACCCATTTTCGGTAGTAACCATTCTATTTGGCCAGGTATCCAACAACCGGCTGCCATGATCATAACCTCAATATCAGAATCGGATCTTCCGGAGCTCCAATTGCACATTTATCCCAATCCTGCCTCGGATTGGATCAAAATACATTCGGAAGTGGAATACCATTTTGAAGTCAGTATCTACGATGTATTGGGTCGTTCGGTACTGTTCAAATCCCTACATGATGATCAAGAATTACATCTCGAGTCGCTTTCCGCCGGGCTTTATTTTCTGGAAATAAATACCATGGATCGACGGCTTGGAGTATTTCAATTGATCAAAAAGTAG
- a CDS encoding histidine kinase yields MYSIEDFQNYSVYHGLSDNSVNALTFDSLGYLWVGTKYGLNRFDGNSFDVFTIPSHPDVLPGNYISSMERYAPNKMYLCTRNGLGILNMHRLKLQRYKLADTTIIGEYMQKAYSMRWLTSDKLAVSSTTGFYVFNADGSIYFDYTIFQASDFGQKRISFGQEIFQIGPTDFLVYANKSRLYLYNVISNTLDELNSDDSNQWNEFMPDKNNWTIKKQWGDRQYLLLGFTDGQLKYIDLDKGLSTSISIPNEILNELYWASYIFPLDSTHFAINYTNHGFILFSLDPKNGLIKRNPTIQLPEYRCNTILPDDLGHLWIGTDQGILHETTKPFIKSNKITIPDSENENQFISDVLPLDHKIVVATYNQKHALLLLNENFQLEKTIDFNSSQKMWNEVWRIHAIDSNVIWCETTAGPVSYELNTGKIQPLKEEIDIPDGTIILHPIINSSRVLIYSVLHNYIKIFDLNTKSLSNVEGPIRHSTQLKAQTYQDNWQNIWIYGDGLIKWHLPDNTIQTDFGTPLLNQSSNILSITADKAQTVYITTESNGMFQYDQVSQHASALNMEGNNLAGTITALSPVINHNLWMWQSGRLVNYNTLNKTFWAFGNESGLPVENTSASFIKYSEPDNQFYFSTTKHILTFGFPKENSDKSHRIIIKEIAINNGRKIIHPGDQVTLRPKENSFTISVTNLDFEHEFEEIHYRLDESAWVPMNNGNATFINLDQGSHQLVFKAYGKQQRTQTEIMWLEVLPPYYRTGWFFTLALLALITIGGFLYHRQIKNLEEKSNLALELSEAEMKALHAQMNPHFLFNCLNTIKSLILQSKITEASRYLSIFSGLIRSNLDHSRQVFISLQEQMDYIEKYLQMEKLRFSNFTFELQVDPVVPLYDQEIPAMIIQPLVENAIWHGLQHSHEDKSIKISIYENNDRIFCQIDDNGIGLENAKKLPRKPHASISLGNIQNRIILLNRKYPHAYDLKLQDKTSMGQKGTMVIFSFNKQ; encoded by the coding sequence GTGTACTCAATTGAAGATTTTCAAAATTATTCGGTTTATCACGGTCTGTCTGATAACTCGGTCAATGCCCTGACATTTGATTCGCTGGGATATTTATGGGTAGGCACCAAATATGGTCTGAACCGCTTTGATGGAAACTCGTTTGATGTCTTCACCATACCAAGCCATCCGGATGTTTTACCTGGTAATTATATCAGTTCAATGGAGCGCTATGCTCCCAACAAAATGTATCTGTGTACCAGGAATGGGCTGGGCATACTGAACATGCACCGGTTAAAATTACAGAGGTATAAACTGGCAGACACGACGATCATTGGGGAGTACATGCAAAAAGCCTATTCCATGCGTTGGTTGACTTCTGATAAACTCGCCGTTTCCTCCACTACTGGTTTTTATGTCTTTAATGCTGACGGGAGTATTTATTTTGATTATACTATTTTTCAGGCTTCAGATTTTGGACAAAAACGCATCTCTTTTGGGCAAGAGATTTTCCAAATCGGTCCCACGGATTTTCTGGTATATGCCAATAAATCACGCTTATATCTTTATAATGTTATCAGTAATACACTCGACGAATTAAATTCAGATGACTCAAACCAATGGAATGAATTCATGCCAGATAAGAATAACTGGACCATTAAAAAACAATGGGGAGACCGTCAGTATCTGTTACTTGGCTTTACAGATGGCCAATTGAAATACATAGATCTGGATAAAGGCCTGAGCACCAGCATTTCAATTCCAAACGAAATCTTAAATGAACTGTACTGGGCAAGCTACATATTTCCCCTGGACTCCACACACTTCGCCATTAATTATACAAATCATGGATTCATTCTTTTTTCGCTCGATCCAAAAAATGGACTGATTAAAAGGAACCCCACCATACAGCTTCCTGAATACCGTTGTAACACCATTCTTCCGGATGATCTTGGACATTTGTGGATCGGTACCGACCAGGGCATACTGCACGAAACCACAAAGCCTTTTATTAAGTCCAATAAAATAACAATCCCGGATTCAGAGAACGAAAACCAATTCATTTCCGATGTACTTCCCCTTGACCATAAAATAGTTGTTGCAACCTATAACCAGAAACACGCCTTACTGCTGTTGAATGAAAATTTTCAATTGGAGAAAACCATTGATTTTAATTCTTCGCAAAAAATGTGGAATGAAGTTTGGCGTATTCATGCCATCGACAGCAATGTGATCTGGTGTGAGACTACAGCCGGCCCAGTAAGTTATGAACTGAATACGGGTAAGATCCAACCATTAAAAGAGGAGATAGACATTCCGGATGGAACAATTATTCTGCATCCTATTATCAATTCCAGCAGGGTATTAATATATTCCGTTCTCCACAATTACATTAAGATTTTCGATCTTAATACCAAATCCCTGTCAAATGTAGAGGGTCCCATCCGCCATAGCACGCAATTGAAAGCGCAAACTTATCAGGATAATTGGCAAAACATATGGATTTATGGAGATGGCCTGATCAAATGGCATCTGCCAGATAACACCATCCAGACTGATTTTGGCACACCATTACTAAATCAAAGTTCCAATATCTTAAGTATCACCGCAGATAAGGCGCAAACCGTCTACATCACGACCGAATCAAACGGAATGTTTCAGTACGATCAGGTCAGTCAGCATGCCAGTGCACTGAATATGGAAGGCAACAACTTAGCGGGTACCATTACAGCATTATCTCCCGTCATTAACCATAATCTATGGATGTGGCAAAGTGGCCGTCTTGTGAATTACAATACATTAAATAAAACTTTCTGGGCTTTTGGTAATGAAAGCGGTTTGCCGGTTGAAAATACCAGCGCTTCATTTATCAAATATTCAGAACCTGATAACCAGTTTTACTTTTCTACCACTAAACACATTTTAACTTTTGGGTTTCCCAAAGAAAATTCGGACAAAAGTCATCGGATAATCATCAAAGAAATTGCGATCAATAATGGCAGGAAAATAATCCACCCTGGAGACCAGGTCACACTGAGGCCAAAAGAAAATTCATTCACCATCTCCGTTACCAATCTTGATTTCGAACATGAATTTGAAGAAATTCATTATCGCCTGGATGAGTCCGCCTGGGTCCCGATGAATAATGGAAATGCAACCTTTATCAATCTTGATCAGGGAAGTCATCAACTGGTGTTCAAGGCATACGGCAAACAACAACGCACACAAACAGAAATTATGTGGCTGGAGGTATTACCTCCCTATTACCGGACCGGATGGTTTTTTACCCTGGCATTGTTGGCTCTGATTACGATTGGTGGATTCCTGTACCATCGGCAAATTAAAAATCTGGAAGAAAAATCAAACCTGGCCCTGGAACTTTCAGAAGCAGAAATGAAAGCGTTGCATGCCCAGATGAACCCTCACTTTTTATTCAATTGTCTGAACACGATAAAAAGTCTTATTCTGCAGTCAAAAATCACGGAGGCGTCCAGGTACCTAAGTATTTTTTCCGGATTGATCCGCAGCAATCTGGATCACAGCCGGCAGGTATTTATTTCGTTACAGGAACAGATGGATTACATTGAAAAATATCTGCAGATGGAAAAGCTTAGATTTTCCAATTTCACCTTTGAATTACAAGTTGATCCGGTTGTTCCCTTGTATGACCAGGAGATACCTGCAATGATCATCCAACCACTGGTCGAAAATGCCATTTGGCATGGTTTGCAACATTCCCATGAGGACAAATCCATTAAAATCAGTATTTACGAAAATAACGATAGGATCTTCTGTCAAATCGACGACAATGGTATTGGATTGGAAAATGCAAAGAAACTGCCCAGAAAACCCCATGCATCCATATCCCTGGGGAATATCCAAAATCGGATAATCTTGCTCAATCGAAAATATCCTCACGCATACGATTTGAAACTGCAGGACAAAACGTCAATGGGACAAAAAGGAACCATGGTCATTTTTTCATTTAATAAACAATAA